The DNA segment CCAAAAAACTTTTGCCATTTTCAGGCATGTCTAAGTTAAAGTAATCGGCAATGGTGGCAGCTATGTCGGAAAGGGTTTCTCTTTCTTTTAAATTGACTGCCTTTAATTGTTTTCCGTATACTAAAAGCAGAGTCTTCTCTCTAGTATGGTGACTATGACCGATGGTAGGATCATTGCCGTGATCTCCCGTTATTATTAATATATCTTCCTTTTCCATGCCTCGCATAATACTGCCTAAATACTTGTCCGCCAACATGAGTTTCTGAGCATATCTCTTATAATCCTGGGAGTGCCCTGCAAGATCGGTTTCTTGGACATTTGCCGCTATTAAGCCACTGTGCTGCAGCTTCATTTGTTCCAGTATGAGTTCCATTACACCTTCGGTTTCTACTTTAGGATAATAATTTGCACCTTCGCACTCGATCACATCGGCTACTTTGCCTATAAGAGAAACCTGATATCCGCTTTTATGCATTATAGAAGGTATCTGAACCTCGGGGTTTACACCATACCCCAGATGTCTTACCATATAGCCGCTTTTGTATACTCCTGATTTTGGACAATCTATGCCAATGATATTATTTTGTTTGATCTCTACAGCATTTAAAATATCTTCAACTGTAATACCTCTACCTCCCAGTACTATAACCCTGCCTACTTCAACATTTTCTCTGACTATCCTGCCGATAGCAAGTTCATCTTGAAAGGAAATATAATCAAGAGGTGCCGTCACATTATAGTTTTGTCCCGGATCTGCTTCAATGTTATCTGCTATGGTCACAAGGTCATTTACTAATAGAAATGGGTGTTTTAAATTAGGCCTTGTAACTCTGTATCCCTTTTTTAATAAAGCATGTTCCACTTTATCTATATAGTAAGCAAAAGGCTTTTCTACCGGCTTTTTTGGTTT comes from the Tepidanaerobacter acetatoxydans Re1 genome and includes:
- a CDS encoding phosphopentomutase — encoded protein: MKRAILLVIDSLGVGEMDDVSKVRPQDKGANTLKHVAESNDDFTISNLETLGAGYLVDTKKIKRVKNPLASYGKSKLAHFGADTYQGHQEIMGSKPKKPVEKPFAYYIDKVEHALLKKGYRVTRPNLKHPFLLVNDLVTIADNIEADPGQNYNVTAPLDYISFQDELAIGRIVRENVEVGRVIVLGGRGITVEDILNAVEIKQNNIIGIDCPKSGVYKSGYMVRHLGYGVNPEVQIPSIMHKSGYQVSLIGKVADVIECEGANYYPKVETEGVMELILEQMKLQHSGLIAANVQETDLAGHSQDYKRYAQKLMLADKYLGSIMRGMEKEDILIITGDHGNDPTIGHSHHTREKTLLLVYGKQLKAVNLKERETLSDIAATIADYFNLDMPENGKSFLECLKDV